In the genome of Gloeomargarita sp. SRBZ-1_bins_9, one region contains:
- the metH gene encoding methionine synthase produces the protein MAAAFWERLRDPQRPVLVFDGAMGTNLQAQNLTAADFGGALYEGCNEYLVISKPEAVAQVHRDFLQAGADVIETNTFGANPVVLSEYGLADQTYTINRQAAQLAKQLAQEFSTPEKPRFVAGSLGPGTKLPTLGHIDFDTLAAGYREQVRGLLDGGVDLLLLETCQDVLQIKAGLYAIEAEFRARGERVPLMVSVTMEQQGTMLVGSDISAVVAILAPYPIDILGLNCATGPDLMESHIRYLAEHSPFVISCIPNAGLPENVNGQAVYRLEPPDFAGALKHFVEDLGVQIIGGCCGTRPAHIRRLVELSQHLRPKPRQVRYRPAAASIYSAQPYTQENSFLIVGERLNASGSKKCRELLLAEDWDGLVAMAREQVREGAHVLDVNVDYVGRDGERDMRELVSRLVTQVPLPLMLDSTEWTKMEAGLKVAGGKCILNSTNYEDGESRFLRVLELAKTYGAGVVIGTIDEEGMARTAEKKLAIAQRAYAQATALGIPPQELFFDPLVLPISTGIEEDRRNGLETLKAIQLIRTHLPDCHIILGVSNLSFGLKPAARVALNSVFLHLAREAGMDAAIVSASKILPLHRIPEEVQTLCRQLIYDERRFEGDLCVYDPLAELTRYFSAVTVEKSTAPPESLTLEERLRRHIIDGERLGLEETLKAALERYSPLAIINDHLLDGMKTVGDLFASGQMQLPFVLQSAETMKAAVAFLEPYMEKQQADTCKGVVVIATVKGDVHDIGKNLVDIILSNNGYRVINLGIKQEVSNIIAAYEQYRPDCIAMSGLLVKSTAFMRENLEVFNQKGITVPVILGGAALTRKFVEQDCQQVYQGRVIYGKDAFTDLHFLDRLMAAKAAGKWDDRRGFLDDEERMGETPVTTLPESTPTVPLPGVEEVVPPQVALDIPRPQPPFWGTCVLTSAEIPLAEVWDYLDQQALIAGQWQFRKPKEQTKEEYQVFLAEKVQPILATWRARIEQECCLEPQAVYGYFPCQSQGNTLYLYDPAYAQGFAGQPVPYRPDLTPIACFRFPRQRTGKRLCIADFFLPLGSPYLDVVGLQAVTMGQIATEYAQQLYAQNHYSDYLYFHGIAVQMAEALAEWTHARIRRELGYQGQEPDNLHDVLAQRYQGSRYSFGYPACPNLADQYTLLALLGAHRIHLHMDEAEQLHPEQSTTALVCYHPEAKYFTP, from the coding sequence ATGGCGGCGGCATTTTGGGAGCGGTTGCGGGACCCCCAGCGGCCGGTGCTGGTGTTTGACGGGGCCATGGGTACCAATTTGCAGGCCCAGAACCTGACGGCAGCGGACTTCGGGGGGGCGCTGTACGAAGGCTGCAACGAATACCTGGTCATCAGCAAACCGGAGGCCGTAGCCCAGGTGCACCGGGATTTTTTACAGGCCGGCGCCGATGTGATCGAAACCAATACCTTTGGGGCCAATCCAGTGGTGTTGAGCGAGTACGGCCTGGCGGATCAGACCTACACCATCAATCGCCAGGCGGCCCAGTTGGCCAAGCAATTGGCCCAGGAGTTCAGCACTCCGGAAAAACCCCGGTTTGTGGCGGGTTCCCTGGGGCCGGGGACAAAATTGCCGACGCTGGGGCATATAGATTTCGACACCCTGGCGGCTGGTTACCGGGAGCAGGTGCGGGGGTTACTCGACGGTGGGGTGGATTTGTTGCTGCTGGAAACCTGCCAGGATGTATTGCAGATCAAAGCGGGACTCTACGCCATCGAAGCGGAGTTCCGGGCGCGGGGGGAACGGGTGCCCCTGATGGTGTCGGTGACGATGGAGCAGCAGGGGACGATGCTGGTGGGGTCGGACATCAGTGCCGTTGTGGCCATTCTGGCCCCCTACCCCATTGACATTCTCGGGTTGAACTGCGCCACCGGACCGGATTTGATGGAGTCCCATATCCGTTATCTGGCGGAGCATTCGCCGTTTGTGATTTCCTGTATTCCCAATGCCGGTCTGCCAGAGAATGTCAACGGCCAGGCGGTCTATCGCTTGGAACCCCCGGATTTTGCCGGCGCCCTGAAGCACTTTGTGGAGGATTTGGGGGTGCAGATTATCGGGGGATGCTGCGGCACAAGACCGGCCCACATTCGCCGCCTGGTGGAATTGTCCCAGCATCTGCGACCCAAACCCCGTCAGGTGCGCTACCGCCCGGCCGCCGCCTCCATCTACAGCGCCCAACCCTATACCCAAGAAAATTCGTTTTTGATCGTGGGGGAGCGACTCAACGCCAGCGGTTCCAAAAAGTGCCGGGAATTATTGCTGGCGGAGGACTGGGACGGATTGGTGGCGATGGCCCGGGAACAGGTGCGGGAAGGCGCCCATGTGTTGGATGTGAACGTGGATTATGTGGGGCGCGATGGGGAACGGGATATGCGCGAGTTGGTCTCCCGTTTGGTCACCCAGGTGCCCCTGCCCTTGATGCTGGATTCCACCGAATGGACCAAGATGGAGGCAGGGCTGAAGGTGGCGGGGGGCAAATGTATTTTGAATTCCACCAATTACGAGGACGGGGAATCCCGTTTTTTGCGGGTTTTAGAGCTGGCCAAAACCTACGGGGCGGGGGTGGTCATCGGCACGATTGATGAGGAGGGCATGGCCCGCACCGCCGAGAAAAAATTGGCCATTGCCCAGCGGGCCTACGCTCAAGCCACGGCGTTGGGGATTCCCCCCCAGGAGCTGTTTTTTGACCCCCTGGTGTTGCCCATTTCCACCGGCATTGAAGAGGACCGGCGCAATGGCCTGGAAACCTTGAAAGCCATTCAACTTATCCGCACCCATTTGCCAGACTGCCACATTATTTTGGGGGTGTCGAATTTGTCCTTTGGGTTAAAACCGGCGGCGCGGGTGGCGCTGAATTCTGTGTTTTTGCACCTGGCCCGGGAGGCAGGGATGGATGCAGCCATCGTCAGCGCCAGTAAAATTCTCCCCTTGCACAGGATTCCCGAGGAGGTCCAGACCCTGTGTCGGCAACTGATCTACGACGAGCGCCGGTTTGAGGGGGACCTCTGCGTCTATGACCCCCTGGCGGAATTGACCCGCTATTTCAGCGCAGTGACGGTGGAAAAAAGCACCGCGCCCCCTGAGTCCTTAACCCTGGAAGAACGGCTGCGACGCCATATTATTGATGGGGAACGGCTGGGTTTGGAGGAGACCCTCAAAGCGGCTCTGGAGCGCTATTCCCCCTTGGCAATCATCAATGACCACCTGCTGGATGGCATGAAGACAGTGGGGGATTTATTCGCCAGCGGCCAGATGCAATTGCCCTTTGTGTTGCAGTCGGCGGAAACGATGAAGGCGGCGGTGGCCTTTCTGGAACCCTACATGGAAAAACAACAGGCTGACACCTGCAAAGGGGTGGTGGTCATTGCCACGGTCAAGGGGGACGTTCACGACATCGGCAAAAATCTGGTGGACATCATCCTGAGCAACAACGGCTACCGGGTGATCAATTTGGGCATCAAGCAGGAGGTGAGCAACATCATTGCCGCCTACGAACAATACCGACCGGATTGTATTGCCATGAGCGGCCTGCTGGTAAAATCCACGGCTTTTATGCGGGAGAATCTGGAGGTTTTCAACCAGAAGGGCATTACGGTGCCGGTGATTTTAGGGGGCGCAGCCTTGACCCGCAAATTTGTGGAGCAGGATTGCCAGCAGGTCTATCAGGGCCGGGTGATTTACGGTAAGGATGCGTTTACGGATTTGCATTTCCTAGACCGGTTGATGGCGGCCAAGGCGGCGGGCAAGTGGGATGACCGGCGGGGGTTTCTGGATGACGAGGAACGTATGGGTGAAACACCCGTAACGACGCTGCCAGAAAGCACGCCGACGGTGCCTTTGCCAGGGGTGGAGGAGGTGGTGCCGCCCCAGGTGGCCTTGGATATTCCCCGCCCACAACCACCGTTTTGGGGGACCTGTGTGCTCACCAGCGCCGAGATTCCCCTGGCGGAGGTATGGGATTATTTGGACCAGCAGGCCCTGATTGCCGGACAATGGCAGTTCCGCAAACCCAAGGAGCAGACTAAAGAGGAATACCAAGTTTTCCTGGCGGAAAAAGTCCAGCCGATTTTGGCCACCTGGCGGGCGCGGATCGAGCAGGAGTGTTGTTTGGAACCCCAGGCGGTCTATGGCTATTTCCCCTGCCAATCCCAGGGCAATACGTTGTACCTTTATGACCCGGCCTATGCCCAGGGGTTTGCCGGCCAGCCAGTGCCCTATCGCCCGGATTTAACGCCGATTGCCTGTTTTCGTTTTCCCCGCCAGCGCACGGGTAAACGTTTGTGTATTGCTGACTTTTTCCTGCCGCTGGGGTCGCCCTATTTGGATGTGGTTGGGTTGCAGGCGGTTACGATGGGGCAGATCGCCACTGAATACGCCCAACAACTCTACGCCCAAAACCACTACAGCGATTATTTGTATTTCCATGGGATCGCGGTGCAGATGGCGGAGGCGCTGGCGGAATGGACCCACGCCCGGATCCGCCGGGAGCTGGGGTATCAAGGGCAAGAGCCGGATAACCTGCACGACGTTCTGGCCCAGCGGTATCAGGGGTCACGCTATAGCTTTGGCTATCCGGCCTGCCCCAATTTGGCTGATCAATACACCTTGCTGGCGTTGCTGGGCGCCCACCGGATTCATCTGCACATGGACGAGGCGGAACAGTTGCACCCGGAACAGTCCACCACCGCCCTGGTTTGCTATCACCCGGAGGCCAAGTATTTCACACCTTAG
- the tyrS gene encoding tyrosine--tRNA ligase, which produces MSIADTTALLTRGVVEVFPHQPDSDDPRQCLTRLLQTTDRPLRVKLGVDPTGSLLHLGHSIPLRKLRAFQEAGHVAVLIIGDFTAQIGDPTGRSEARPPLTPEQVQANAQTYLHQIRPLLDFQTPGRLEIHYNSTWLSRLDLKEIIGLLSTMTVGQMLAKEGFAERYSQNHPIFLHEFLYPLLQGYDSVAVRADIEIGGTDQKFNIAVGRDLQRHFGQPPQFGLLVPILLGTDGVQKMSKSLDNYIALQDHPSVMYQKLQKIPDHLLPQYFELLTDLPLDQLPTNPREQQKLLAYRVTAFYYGEEVAQQAALAEAGNIPEFSLQGVKFPVKLFYLVAASGLCRSSSEARRQMQSGAVRLDEERITDVDWQCDDPAQLVGRVLKLGKSKFVRLVP; this is translated from the coding sequence GTGAGCATAGCAGACACGACCGCCCTGCTGACGCGGGGGGTAGTGGAAGTGTTTCCCCACCAGCCGGACAGCGACGACCCCCGTCAGTGTTTGACCCGCCTGCTGCAGACTACCGACCGACCGTTGCGGGTGAAGTTAGGGGTGGATCCCACCGGCAGCCTATTGCACCTGGGGCATAGCATCCCTTTGCGCAAACTGCGGGCGTTTCAGGAGGCGGGGCATGTGGCGGTGTTGATCATCGGCGACTTTACGGCCCAAATTGGCGACCCGACCGGTCGGAGTGAGGCCCGTCCCCCCTTGACCCCGGAACAGGTGCAGGCCAACGCCCAGACCTATCTCCACCAGATTCGCCCGCTGTTGGATTTCCAGACACCGGGGCGGTTGGAAATTCACTACAACTCCACCTGGCTATCTCGGTTGGACCTGAAGGAAATCATCGGGTTACTCAGCACCATGACGGTGGGGCAAATGCTGGCCAAGGAAGGCTTTGCCGAGCGCTACAGTCAAAACCACCCCATTTTCCTGCACGAGTTTCTCTATCCCCTGCTACAGGGCTATGACTCGGTGGCGGTGCGGGCGGATATCGAAATTGGGGGCACGGACCAAAAATTCAACATCGCTGTGGGACGGGATTTACAGCGCCATTTCGGTCAACCCCCTCAATTCGGCCTGCTGGTGCCCATCCTCCTCGGGACCGACGGGGTGCAGAAAATGTCCAAATCCCTGGACAATTACATTGCTTTGCAGGACCACCCCAGCGTCATGTACCAGAAGCTGCAAAAAATTCCCGACCACCTGTTGCCCCAGTATTTTGAGCTGCTGACGGATTTGCCCTTGGACCAGTTGCCGACCAACCCTCGCGAGCAGCAGAAATTGCTGGCCTATAGGGTGACGGCGTTTTACTACGGGGAAGAAGTGGCCCAACAGGCAGCCCTGGCGGAAGCGGGCAACATCCCCGAATTTTCCCTGCAGGGGGTGAAGTTTCCGGTGAAGTTGTTTTACTTGGTGGCAGCCAGTGGCCTGTGTCGCAGCAGCAGCGAAGCCCGCCGACAGATGCAAAGCGGGGCGGTGCGCCTAGATGAGGAGCGCATCACGGACGTGGACTGGCAGTGCGATGACCCGGCGCAGTTGGTGGGACGGGTGCTGAAATTGGGCAAGAGCAAATTTGTGCGTCTGGTGCCCTGA
- a CDS encoding PBP1A family penicillin-binding protein yields MSSKTLSPSRRRAPLAVLFQVGRGVVQGVGITLMGIALVGTAGAAGLLVGLAYSFRNLPDVRLLKTYVPPQTSYIYDVQGRELAAVHGEANREVVPLSHIAHPLKLAVLAIEDSYFYSHPGVNLSSIVRAVVANWRSGQIVEGGSTLTMQLAKNLLLSPEQVLSRKVAEAVLAIRMEQVFTKDELLELYLNQVYWGHNNYGAETAAQSYFGKSARELTLAEGALMAGLIQAPEFYSPFAPANQPLCRDRPLGNACPAKQRQLLVLERLEELGWVTPEEARAARLEPIYLNQVTSFRPSKLPYVTDMALQTLYDRFGQELVQRGGLRVQTSVDQELQLTAERIVRENHARLRAQGWGSSQLQMALVAVDPRTHYIKAIVGGVDYHKSQFNRAYQALRQPGSAFKPFVYYAAFASGRYTPESFISDSPVSYRDGAGWYSPRNYDGSFWGTITLRQAMAASRNVPAVRLGKEVGMERVVQVCRALGITSPMLPVTSLPLGAVDLTPLEMANAYATFASNGWYAPASIIVQVQDQSGQIDWKNIPQPKLVLDPWAAAAVNSILQTVIESGTGTAARIGRPAAGKTGTTSSERDIWFVGYVPQLAAAVWIGNDDYRPLGGGATGGTLVAPIWRQFMLAALKGVPVERFAPPGNFVRPRPNRS; encoded by the coding sequence GTGTCTAGCAAAACCTTAAGTCCCAGTCGTCGGCGCGCACCCCTGGCGGTGCTTTTCCAGGTGGGGCGTGGGGTGGTGCAGGGGGTAGGGATCACCCTGATGGGTATAGCTCTGGTGGGGACAGCCGGTGCCGCTGGTTTGTTGGTGGGGTTGGCCTACAGTTTTCGCAACCTACCGGATGTACGCCTGTTGAAAACCTATGTCCCCCCCCAGACCAGCTACATTTACGACGTCCAGGGGAGGGAACTGGCGGCGGTACACGGGGAAGCCAACCGGGAAGTGGTACCCCTGAGTCACATTGCCCATCCCTTGAAACTGGCGGTACTGGCCATCGAGGACAGTTACTTCTACAGCCATCCGGGGGTGAATCTCAGCAGCATTGTCCGGGCGGTGGTGGCGAACTGGCGTTCGGGGCAGATTGTTGAAGGGGGGTCAACCCTGACCATGCAGTTGGCCAAAAACCTATTACTGTCCCCTGAGCAGGTGCTCAGCCGCAAGGTAGCCGAAGCCGTCCTGGCCATCCGCATGGAGCAGGTGTTCACCAAGGACGAGTTGCTGGAGTTGTACCTGAACCAGGTGTACTGGGGACACAACAATTACGGCGCTGAAACCGCTGCCCAAAGTTACTTTGGTAAATCCGCGCGGGAGTTAACCCTAGCGGAGGGGGCGCTCATGGCCGGACTCATCCAAGCGCCGGAGTTTTACAGTCCCTTTGCCCCTGCCAATCAGCCCCTGTGCCGCGACCGACCCCTGGGGAACGCCTGCCCGGCCAAGCAACGGCAATTACTGGTGCTGGAGCGACTGGAGGAACTGGGGTGGGTGACGCCGGAGGAGGCCCGTGCTGCTCGCCTGGAACCCATTTATCTCAATCAGGTCACCTCCTTTCGCCCGAGCAAATTGCCCTACGTCACCGACATGGCCTTGCAAACCCTCTACGACCGATTTGGCCAAGAACTGGTGCAACGGGGGGGCTTGCGGGTGCAGACCAGCGTGGACCAGGAACTGCAGTTGACCGCCGAGCGCATCGTGCGGGAAAACCACGCCCGGTTGCGGGCCCAGGGTTGGGGGTCGTCCCAGTTACAAATGGCCCTGGTGGCTGTGGACCCCCGCACCCACTACATCAAAGCCATCGTGGGCGGAGTGGACTACCACAAAAGTCAGTTCAACCGGGCCTACCAAGCGCTACGGCAACCGGGGTCAGCCTTCAAACCCTTCGTGTACTATGCGGCCTTTGCCTCGGGGCGCTATACCCCTGAATCCTTCATCAGTGACAGTCCCGTGAGCTACCGGGATGGGGCCGGCTGGTACTCCCCCCGCAATTACGACGGCTCCTTTTGGGGGACTATAACGCTGCGCCAAGCCATGGCGGCCTCCCGTAATGTACCGGCGGTGCGCTTGGGCAAGGAAGTGGGTATGGAGCGGGTGGTGCAGGTCTGTCGGGCCTTGGGTATCACCAGCCCCATGTTGCCGGTGACGTCCTTGCCCCTGGGGGCGGTGGACTTGACGCCCTTGGAAATGGCCAATGCCTACGCCACCTTTGCCAGCAATGGGTGGTACGCGCCGGCTTCCATCATCGTCCAGGTCCAGGACCAAAGCGGCCAGATTGACTGGAAAAATATTCCCCAACCCAAGTTGGTGTTGGACCCCTGGGCAGCAGCGGCGGTCAACAGCATCTTGCAGACGGTGATCGAAAGCGGGACGGGTACAGCCGCCCGGATTGGCCGACCAGCAGCGGGGAAAACGGGCACCACCAGTTCGGAGCGGGACATTTGGTTTGTGGGCTATGTACCCCAGTTGGCGGCGGCGGTGTGGATCGGCAACGACGACTACCGGCCTTTGGGGGGCGGGGCCACCGGAGGCACCCTGGTCGCACCCATCTGGCGGCAATTTATGCTGGCGGCCCTCAAGGGGGTACCGGTGGAAAGATTTGCCCCTCCAGGGAACTTTGTCCGCCCTCGCCCCAACCGGTCGTAA
- the dnaJ gene encoding molecular chaperone DnaJ: protein MADYYEILGVSRDADLEEIKRSYRRLARKYHPDVNKEPGAEERFKEINRAYEVLSDPEARARYDRYGEAAFTGVPGGSYPDFGDIGGFADIFEQFFGGFGGATAGTRRRSGAVRGDDLRLDLELEFREAITGAEKQIRITHLETCSVCHGSGAKPGTQPKTCPTCGGTGQIRRAARTPFGSFTQITTCPTCGGVGQVIDELCTACGGKGVHQVTKKLKITIPPGVDTGTRLRVSGEGDAGPNGGPPGDLYVYLTVKPDPQFRRDGINVYSEVKISYLQAILGCQIEVPTVDGGRHPLKIPPGTQPGTEFRLENLGVPRLGNAVSRGDHFVTVKVEIPTHISHEERELLEKLARIRHEKTSRHGLGDLFGGIFG from the coding sequence ATGGCAGATTACTACGAAATTCTTGGGGTCTCGCGCGACGCCGATCTCGAGGAGATCAAACGTTCGTACCGGCGGTTGGCGCGTAAGTACCACCCGGACGTGAATAAGGAACCGGGGGCGGAGGAGCGGTTTAAGGAGATCAACCGGGCCTATGAGGTGCTGTCGGACCCAGAAGCCCGCGCCCGCTACGACCGGTATGGGGAGGCGGCCTTTACGGGGGTACCCGGCGGCAGTTACCCGGACTTTGGCGATATTGGCGGGTTCGCCGACATTTTCGAGCAGTTTTTTGGCGGATTTGGGGGGGCGACGGCGGGCACCCGACGGCGGAGTGGAGCGGTGCGGGGGGATGACCTGCGCCTGGATTTGGAACTGGAGTTTCGGGAAGCGATCACCGGCGCGGAAAAACAAATCCGCATCACCCACCTGGAAACCTGTAGCGTCTGTCATGGGTCAGGGGCCAAACCGGGCACCCAACCTAAAACCTGTCCCACCTGTGGCGGTACGGGACAAATCCGCCGGGCGGCCCGAACCCCCTTTGGCAGCTTTACCCAAATCACCACCTGTCCCACCTGCGGCGGTGTCGGTCAGGTGATCGATGAACTCTGTACGGCCTGCGGCGGCAAGGGGGTGCACCAGGTCACCAAAAAGCTCAAGATCACCATTCCACCGGGGGTGGATACGGGCACGCGCCTGCGAGTTTCCGGGGAAGGGGACGCTGGCCCCAACGGAGGACCCCCGGGCGACCTGTATGTGTATCTCACGGTCAAACCGGACCCGCAGTTCCGGCGCGACGGCATCAACGTCTACTCGGAGGTAAAGATCAGTTATTTGCAGGCGATTTTGGGGTGCCAGATTGAGGTGCCGACGGTGGATGGGGGCCGTCATCCCCTGAAAATTCCCCCGGGGACCCAGCCGGGGACGGAATTTCGCCTGGAGAACTTGGGGGTGCCGCGCTTAGGTAATGCCGTCAGCCGGGGGGACCACTTTGTCACGGTCAAGGTGGAGATTCCTACCCACATCAGCCACGAGGAGCGGGAGTTGCTGGAGAAACTGGCGCGGATTCGCCATGAAAAAACCAGCAGGCATGGTTTGGGGGACCTGTTTGGCGGGATTTTCGGATGA
- a CDS encoding sulfurtransferase TusA family protein has translation MSAPLDLRGTPCPLNFVRTRLKLEQLPPGTLLEVWLDAGEPIQQVPDSLRQSGYEVIDIHPQDDYFVLTVKA, from the coding sequence ATGAGTGCTCCTTTGGATTTACGGGGGACGCCCTGCCCTTTGAACTTTGTGCGCACGCGCCTGAAGCTGGAGCAATTGCCGCCGGGAACGCTGCTGGAGGTGTGGCTGGATGCCGGTGAGCCGATTCAGCAGGTGCCCGATAGCCTACGGCAAAGCGGCTACGAGGTGATCGACATTCATCCGCAAGACGATTACTTTGTCCTGACGGTGAAGGCCTGA
- the rsgA gene encoding ribosome small subunit-dependent GTPase A, which produces MDQPIIGQVWAAQANFYRVMTREYGELLCTARARLKKTGQWVLVGDRVVVEEVDVAGQRGAIGEILPRRTVLDQPPLANVDQLLLVLALAEPPLEPQVLSRFLVKAEGTGLPFLLVLNKVDRCSPVQVAVWQEKLASWGYQPLLISTATGQGLEQLTPHLVNHLTVLTGPSGVGKSSLINRLVPGARLATGAVAAKTGRGRHTTRNVQLLPLPQGGMLADTPGFQQPTLEMEPARLPLCFPEIRRQGVTCEFSDCSHRDEPGCALAKDWERYEHYLQWRQELEVLAAQKQAQGRSDVGVKYKPAEQGGYRAEPKLAPHKYRAISRRRWHQDLLTVEDE; this is translated from the coding sequence ATGGATCAACCAATCATTGGCCAGGTGTGGGCGGCGCAGGCCAACTTTTACCGGGTGATGACCCGGGAGTATGGGGAATTGTTGTGTACCGCCAGGGCGCGCCTGAAAAAAACGGGCCAGTGGGTGCTGGTGGGGGACCGGGTGGTTGTTGAGGAGGTGGATGTGGCGGGCCAACGGGGGGCCATTGGGGAAATCCTGCCCCGGCGCACGGTCCTGGACCAACCGCCTTTGGCCAATGTGGACCAACTGCTGCTGGTGCTGGCCCTGGCGGAACCCCCTTTGGAACCCCAGGTGCTCAGTCGGTTTTTGGTGAAGGCGGAGGGGACGGGGTTGCCGTTTTTGCTGGTGCTGAACAAGGTGGATCGGTGTTCCCCAGTGCAGGTGGCGGTTTGGCAAGAAAAGCTCGCCAGTTGGGGCTATCAACCCCTGTTGATCAGCACGGCCACCGGTCAGGGCCTGGAACAACTGACCCCCCACTTGGTCAACCACTTAACGGTGCTGACGGGGCCATCGGGGGTGGGCAAATCCAGCTTGATCAATCGGCTGGTGCCGGGGGCGCGGTTGGCAACGGGAGCGGTGGCGGCCAAAACGGGCCGGGGACGGCACACCACCCGCAATGTGCAGTTGTTGCCCTTGCCCCAGGGGGGGATGCTGGCGGATACGCCGGGGTTTCAGCAGCCCACGTTGGAGATGGAACCGGCGCGCCTGCCTTTGTGCTTCCCGGAAATTCGGCGGCAAGGGGTGACCTGCGAGTTCAGTGACTGTAGCCATCGGGACGAACCGGGCTGTGCGCTGGCCAAAGACTGGGAGCGCTACGAACACTACTTGCAGTGGCGGCAGGAACTGGAGGTGCTGGCAGCCCAAAAACAAGCCCAGGGTCGCTCGGATGTGGGGGTGAAATACAAGCCGGCTGAACAGGGTGGTTATCGCGCCGAACCTAAACTTGCTCCCCACAAGTACCGGGCTATTTCCCGCCGGCGTTGGCATCAGGACTTACTCACGGTGGAAGATGAGTAA
- a CDS encoding cryptochrome/photolyase family protein, which translates to MAGATVIFPDQLFRDHPGLHRDRWVFLVEEQLFFRDYFYPARFHQKKLVLHRASLQAYRQYLEQQGYRVVYIPYQCDPRMGYLFTPLQQRQVEVIYVCELVDEVLTKRLHKWCRHYHIKLVTLDSPKFLTPWDWYDQILPPSPPYFLTPFYIAQRQRLGVLVKDNKPIGGKWSFDPANRKKLPRDLAIPPVHWPAANPYISEAQAYVRANFGDHWGSVEGFGYPVTHADAETWLADFLHQRLAHFGDYEDAMSVAHPILFHSVLTPMLNIGLLTPAQVLQATLAYAQDHLVPLNSLEGFIRQIIGWREFMAVMYRRIGTPQRNQNFWQHNRPMPSCFYSATTGVLPVDHVIRRVLQTAYCHHIERLMVLGNFMLLCEIHPHAVYQWFMELLIDSYDWVMVPNVYGMSQYSDGGWMTTKPYLSGSNYIRKMSDYPAGDWCGIWDSLYWRFIDKHRQVFQRNPRLAAMTAMLQKMTPQQRQAHWQRAEAFLATLQ; encoded by the coding sequence ATGGCCGGCGCGACGGTCATTTTCCCCGACCAGTTGTTTCGTGACCATCCGGGGCTGCACCGGGACCGCTGGGTGTTTCTGGTAGAAGAGCAATTGTTTTTCCGGGATTACTTTTACCCGGCGCGCTTTCACCAAAAAAAGCTGGTGCTCCATCGGGCGAGCCTACAGGCCTACCGCCAGTACCTGGAACAACAGGGCTACCGCGTTGTCTACATTCCCTACCAATGCGACCCCCGCATGGGCTATCTGTTTACGCCTCTACAGCAGCGGCAGGTGGAGGTGATTTACGTCTGTGAATTGGTGGACGAGGTTTTGACCAAACGCCTGCACAAATGGTGCCGCCATTACCACATCAAACTGGTGACACTGGATAGCCCCAAGTTTTTGACGCCGTGGGATTGGTATGACCAGATTTTGCCCCCTAGCCCCCCCTATTTCCTAACTCCCTTCTACATCGCCCAGCGCCAACGGCTAGGGGTGCTCGTCAAGGACAACAAACCCATCGGTGGCAAGTGGAGTTTTGACCCGGCCAACCGCAAAAAACTGCCCAGAGACCTGGCGATCCCCCCCGTCCATTGGCCTGCTGCTAACCCCTACATCTCGGAAGCCCAAGCCTATGTGCGGGCCAACTTTGGCGACCACTGGGGTTCCGTTGAGGGGTTTGGTTACCCGGTGACCCATGCCGATGCGGAAACATGGCTGGCCGATTTTCTGCACCAACGGCTGGCCCATTTTGGCGACTATGAAGATGCCATGAGCGTTGCCCACCCCATTCTTTTTCACAGCGTACTGACGCCTATGCTGAACATTGGGTTGTTGACGCCGGCGCAGGTTTTGCAAGCCACCTTGGCCTATGCCCAGGACCATTTGGTACCCCTTAATAGCCTGGAGGGATTTATTCGGCAAATCATCGGTTGGCGGGAATTTATGGCGGTGATGTACCGGCGAATCGGCACACCCCAGCGCAACCAGAATTTCTGGCAGCATAACCGCCCCATGCCCTCTTGCTTCTACAGCGCCACAACCGGAGTTTTACCGGTGGACCACGTGATTCGCCGGGTGCTGCAAACGGCCTATTGCCATCACATCGAGCGCCTGATGGTCCTGGGGAATTTCATGCTGCTGTGCGAGATTCATCCCCACGCCGTCTACCAGTGGTTTATGGAGCTATTGATTGATAGTTACGACTGGGTGATGGTGCCCAATGTCTACGGCATGAGTCAGTACAGCGATGGGGGCTGGATGACCACCAAACCCTATCTCAGTGGGTCGAACTACATCCGCAAAATGAGTGACTATCCGGCGGGGGATTGGTGTGGGATTTGGGATAGCCTATATTGGCGGTTTATTGACAAACATCGGCAGGTTTTTCAGCGGAACCCGCGTCTGGCGGCGATGACAGCGATGCTGCAAAAGATGACCCCCCAACAGCGACAAGCCCACTGGCAACGGGCAGAAGCGTTTTTGGCAACCCTTCAGTGA